A single window of Nicotiana tomentosiformis chromosome 1, ASM39032v3, whole genome shotgun sequence DNA harbors:
- the LOC138906443 gene encoding uncharacterized protein, whose amino-acid sequence MSCGAFPPTGDPVEKPFSTNMSWWDKVHGKFLENSFQALVDNVGLKSTTRLGGENQGVGKTLSKVKEPPTPIPKVVTQHKKRKLKSLKAALKEMVCTSTDIEKHFPVLPFSIQLNAIGHPVVSPHDKPQVSNEYIGGPTSKVKTSSKASPLPHDKALKRQTPNGITRVPPMINATVSIFERKREQITEIFEDMKKENILDLSPLECLLDSLFELAASYDQERSNLADKTSQDEKLELISKAKECLESFKLEASEKVKKVSSSEKKLKRVVKKLQTLQKERENLEGVIEATQKEVEEIQAKVSAAETEVSSYDNINLLTVDDSANLEEKKKNLETSCQELINYKFCLD is encoded by the exons ATGTCATGTGGGGCTTTTCCCCCAACGGGAGATCCTGTGGAGAAGCCTTTCTCCACCAATATGTCTTGGTGGGATAAAGTGCATGGGAAGTTTCTTGAGAATAGTTTTCAAGCTCTGGTAGACAATGTTGGGCTAAAATCTACTACTCGTTTAGGAGGTGAAAATCAAGGTGTTGGAAAGACGCTCTCAAAAGTCAAAGAACCACCTACTCCAATCCCAAAAGTAGTTACACAACATAAGAAAAGGAAGCTTAAATCCTTAAAGGCAGCTTTGAAAGAGATGGTGTGCACTTCAACAGATATAGAGAAGCACTTTCCAGTTCTTCCATTTAGCATACAA TTAAATGCCATTGGGCATCCGGTGGTATCCCCACATGACAAGCCGCAAGTGagtaatgaatatattggagggcCTACATCTAAAGTGAAGACGTCTTCAAAGGCATCACCTCTCCCTCATGACAAAGCCCTAAAAAGACAAACTCCAAATGGGATAACTCGCGTTCCACCAATGATAAATGCAACAGTGTCTATTTTTGAAAGAAAGAG GGAGCAAATCACTGAGatttttgaggatatgaaaaAGGAGAATATTTTAGATCTTTCTCCATTAGAGTGTCTACTGGATTCTCTTTTCGAGCTTGCTGCTTCATATGACCAAGAGAGATCTAATTTGGCCGATAAGACGAGTCAAGATGAGAAGTTGGAGCTGATTTCTAAAGCTAAGGAGTGTCTTGAATCGTTCAAACTTGAAGCAAGTGAGAAAGTAAAGAAAGTTTCCTCTAGTGAAAAGAAACTGAAGAGAGTTGTGAAGAAGTTGCAGACATTACAAAAAGAGAGGGAGAACCTCGAAGGTGTTATAGAAGCAACTCAAAAGGAGGTTGAAGAGATTCAGGCAAAAGTTTCAGCTGCCGAGACTGAGGTCTCTTCATATGACAACATAAATTTGCTGACTGTTGATGATTCGGCCAActtggaggagaagaagaagaacctGGAGACTAGCTGTCAAGAATTGATCAACTACAAGTTTTGTTTAGATTAG